Proteins encoded together in one Camelina sativa cultivar DH55 chromosome 9, Cs, whole genome shotgun sequence window:
- the LOC104713179 gene encoding auxilin-like protein 1 isoform X1 produces the protein MEYDKPPATATTFSRKINNRSHSSLSFSANAAYDGVFASPSNLKSPLVDYGEIFRASGPSTSSIPFLDVPELNLGKVKVDVRSSKLDYSSVFGGGVGFGGCDFSLTPKEVIINSGYKTAVTDNKRRNRRKSGNASDVVVPVCNEGKNSPEMVRMKHSDIPNHQAVSRNEDRTTTNVTQEAQVLTKLQVESTSPLQKIESKPPIIIPLVESKKTCNESCEEVKVSRKRGSKTEVDFENVFARNGCSTRDKLTCKTDSNGEHPDVKPVSSLQHSLNGENGSSERFLGSYSGVSKRLQTEDADDPPSSPPYFDAETDANSPAAESSAALKKAIEEAQVRMNIAKQMMGRNKSGFRSCAKPKSCDDPKIEIKGDKEVEEITEESRDNNSQILGETGNSSEQSFSNEGDQHAKRARKLWEVPEGLLKSTSDHKLEELEEHNVVKLEEEQARRGRKHWVSPGEIFKSVMNGKQQEPENFAPAKPETDTKQEVQPLTENPFYTFGQLGSKIKCVVEAFTFTGSKVSQKDEQKVTEEDSSTLAQMVQGEENNSQEMLAGIPVMETYSREVEETPQQPESKTETNIEEKSESTICAFTEGTSQTMEVEIGTQVKSACESEGGSKWGVEDLHENPDPTYTVLDQEGEKERIFEPLEIFVGTDDTKTYVKEVEEIPTPDHIFSKTQSDDSVGTMVSFNREHISEPGNTDEVQETMHKVPRRRGVWKTSEDVYNMIKAPKENNRPLWLGGLENETTEISFREEGVWIHDASEETESTSGQANDSGLQENWTVLKQMFRQMFQPADIKGEDETYCLVESEKDHLDIHHKAGDENGNETAETSYCQMTGTDRYEQDEVETVRKDYEAYAHTRENEESTQETYGKVELQGKTSLVRELIGEELEANRMASDQEGEDAHELSEEAGWAQRLAELDEIKEHADSRAEMHEYDDCSKTDSNISGEKFEETHELAEETKIDGSVDTDTSRSSFEMRQGDSYIEEVGVEQDLSDQFPEKASAVSSTEEHVEDIDSDSIRSGWSVAEDDDRSMQDGVVSQAECKPDEMEETKEENDDMKTSFGLENDEDKTEQEHRFEYQENETDRSNVEAAESSCCLPNGDKNTFTSTDRNTKENEGEESCRSSIEKGGDAASDASQNEAELVEEHLKKKDETREKEKEREKEREREKERVMVERAIREARERAFADAKERAGKAAIEKAKAGAHRKGTSEVPRRSEKASVEANDKLSSAEKATMQAKLRSERAAVERALSEARERALEKALSGKAASSQTKCYGGSKSLGSSGERRGSSSSGTENKSSGPSNSSNQTAKGEPIQRSKARSERHQRTSDRAAEALAEKKLRDLKVQKEQAERNKLAEGLDADVKRWSSGKENNLRALLSTLQYILGAESGWKPIPLTDLVLSASVRKAYRKATLYVHPDKLQQRGASTQQMYICEKVFDLLKEAWNKFGADER, from the exons ATGGAGTATGACAAGCCTCCGGCTACTGCTACTACTTTCTCCAGGAAGATTAATAATCGTAGCCATAGCAGCCTTAGCTTTAGTGCAAATGCTGCATACGACGGCGTTTTTGCTTCTCCGTCTAATTTGAAATCTCCTCTTGTTGATTACGGCGAGATTTTCAGAGCTTCGGGTCCTTCTACCTCTTCGATTCCGTTTCTGGATGTACCGGAGCTCAACCTTGGTAAAGTTAAGGTCGATGTTCGCAGTTCTAAGCTCGATTACTCTTCCGtctttggtggtggtgttgGCTTTGGTGGTTGCGATTTCTCTCTTACTCCCAAGGAAGTGATCATCAACTCCGGTTACAAAACCGCCGTTACTGACAATAAGAGAAg GAATCGTAGGAAAAGTGGAAACGCTTCTGATGTTGTTGTTCCTGTTTGCAACGAGGGGAAAAATTCACCTGAAATGGTTAGGATGAAGCACTCTGATATACCAAATCACCAGGCGGTCTCGCGCAATGAGGATAGGACTACTACTAATGTTACTCAGGAGGCTCAGGTGCTTACTAAACTGCAGGTTGAGAGTACGAGTCCGTTGCAGAAGATTGAAAGTAAACCACCTATTATTATTCCACTAGTTGAGAGTAAGAAGACATGTAATGAGAGTTGTGAGGAAGTCAAGGTTTCTAGAAAGCGGGGTTCTAAAACTGAGGTTGATTTCGAGAACGTCTTTGCTCGGAATGGATGTAGTACGCGTGATAAGTTAACGTGCAAGACCGATTCTAATGGTGAACATCCGGATGTGAAACCAGTTTCAAGCTTGCAGCATTCATTGAATGGTGAAAATGGATCTTCTGAAAGATTTTTGGGTTCTTACTCTGGGGTTTCGAAAAGGTTACAAACTGAAGATGCTGATGATCCTCCAAGTTCACCTCCATACTTTGATGCTGAAACAGATGCAAATTCGCCTGCCGCTGAGTCTTCTGCAGCATTGAAGAAGGCTATAGAAGAGGCACAAGTAAGAATGAATATTGCAAAACAAATGATGGGAAGGAATAAGTCAGGCTTTCGCAGTTGTGCAAAACCGAAATCTTGTGATGACCCTAAAATCGAGATTAAAGGGgacaaagaagttgaagaaattACAGAGGAAAGCAGAGACAACAATTCTCAGATTCTTGGTGAGACGGGGAACTCATCTGAACAATCATTTTCAAATGAGGGGGATCAGCATGCAAAAAGAGCACGGAAGCTGTGGGAAGTTCCTGAAGGACTTTTAAAATCAACTTCAGACCATAAGCTGGAAGAGTTAGAAGAACACAATGTGGTTAAGCTAGAAGAGGAACAAGCAAGAAGAGGTCGCAAACACTGGGTATCACCTGGAGAGATATTCAAATCAGTTATGAACGGTAAGCAGCAGGAGCCAGAAAACTTTGCACCAGCCAAACCTGAAACTGATACGAAACAAGAGGTGCAACCACTGACTGAGAATCCCTTCTATACATTTGGACAGCTTGGCAGTAAAATAAAGTGTGTTGTAGAGGCCTTCACCTTCACGGGGAGCAAGGTTTCACAAAAGGATGAGCAAAAGGTTACTGAGGAGGATAGTTCTACCCTCGCTCAAATGGTTCAAGGTGAGGAAAATAACTCACAAGAGATGCTAGCTGGTATTCCAGTCATGGAAACATATTCAAGGGAAGTGGAAGAGACCCCGCAACAACCTGAGAGTAAGACCGAAACTAATATTGAAGAGAAGTCTGAATCTACAATCTGTGCTTTCACAGAAGGGACTTCTCAGACTATGGAGGTAGAAATTGGAACGCAAGTTAAAAGTGCTTGTGAGTCTGAAGGTGGATCTAAGTGGGGCGTAGAAGATTTGCATGAAAATCCTGACCCAACTTACACTGTTCTAGATCAGGAAGGTGAGAAGGAGAGAATCTTTGAGCCACTTGAGATTTTTGTTGGTACTGATGATACCAAAACATATGTGAAGGAAGTGGAAGAGATCCCAACACCTGATCATATTTTCAGTAAAACGCAGTCCGATGATAGTGTTGGAACTATGGTGTCTTTTAACAGAGAACATATTTCTGAGCCAGGAAACACAGATGAGGTGCAAGAGACAATGCACAAGGTTCCCAGGCGAAGAGGAGTTTGGAAGACCTCTGAAGACGTCTATAATATGATCAAGGCCCCGAAGGAAAACAACAGGCCCTTGTGGCTAGGAGGTCTGGAGAATGAAACCACAGAAATATCCTTCCGTGAGGAGGGTGTATGGATTCATGATGCTAGCGAGGAAACAGAAAGTACATCTGGACAAGCTAATGATTCAGGATTACAAGAAAATTGGACCGTTCTTAAACAAATGTTTAGGCAGATGTTTCAGCCAGCAGATATTAAGGGAGAAGATGAAACTTACTGCTTAGTGGAATCAGAAAAGGACCATCTTGATATCCATCACAAAGCTGGAGATGAGAACGGAAACGAAACTGCAGAGACTTCTTACTGCCAGATGACTGGCACAGATAGATATGAACAGGATGAGGTGGAGACAGTAAGAAAGGATTATGAAGCCTATGCACATACCAGAGAAAATGAAGAGTCGACGCAAGAAACATATGGTAAGGTAGAGCTGCAAGGTAAAACGTCTTTGGTCCGTGAACTGATAGGAGAAGAGCTAGAGGCCAATAGAATGGCTAGCGACCAAGAAGGGGAAGATGCACACGAATTATCTGAAGAAGCTGGCTGGGCTCAACGACTTGCTGAACTTGATGAGATAAAGGAGCATGCAGATTCTCGTGCTGAAATGCATGAATATGATGATTGCAGTAAAACAGACTCAAATATATCTGGGGAGAAATTTGAGGAAACGCATGAACTAGCAGAAGAAACTAAGATCGATGGTAGTGTAGATACTGACACCAGCAGGTCATCTTTTGAAATGAGACAAGGGGATTCATACATTGAGGAGGTTGGCGTTGAGCAAGATCTCAGTGATCAATTCCCTGAAAAAGCCAGTGCTGTCAGCAGCACAGAAGAACACGTTGAAGACATAGATTCTGATTCAATACGAAGTGGTTGGAGTGTTGCAGAGGATGATGACAGATCAATGCAGGATGGAGTAGTAAGTCAGGCAGAATGTAAGCCTGACGAAATGGaggaaaccaaagaagaaaatgatgacaTGAAAACAAGTTTTGGCCTAGAGAATGATGAAGATAAGACTGAACAAGAGCACCGGTTTGAGTATCAAGAGAATGAAACAGATAGAAGCAATGTGGAGGCAGCTGAGTCTTCCTGTTGTTTGCCCAACGGAGACAAAAATACTTTCACATCAACAGATAGAAATACGAAAGAAAATGAGGGAGAGGAGAGTTGTCGATCATCTATAGAAAAAGGGGGAGATGCTGCTTCTGATGCTTCACAGAACGAAGCAGAGCTGGTTGAGGAACatctgaaaaagaaagatgaaacaagagagaaagagaaggaaagagagaaggaaagagaaagagagaaagagagagttatgGTAGAAAGAGCTATTCGTGAAGCCCGCGAAAGGGCGTTTGCTGATGCTAAGGAAAGAGCAGGAAAAGCTGCAATAGAGAAAGCAAAGGCAGGAGCCCACCGTAAAGGGACTTCTGAGGTTCCAAGGAGATCAGAGAAGGCTTCTGTTGAGGCAAATGATAAGTTGTCATCAGCTGAGAAGGCTACAATGCAAGCTAAACTCAGATCTGAGCGTGCTGCTGTAGAAAGAGCACTCTCTGAGGCCAGAGAACGTGCACTGGAAAAAGCATTGTCTGGAAAGGCTGCTTCTTCTCAAACAAAATGTTATGGCGGCAGCAAGTCATTAGGCTCTTCTGGTGAAAGACGAGGCTCCTCATCTTCT GGTACAGAGAACAAAAGTTCAGGTCCTTCCAATTCTTCGAACCAGACTG CCAAAGGTGAGCCAATCCAGAGAAGTAAAGCTAGATCTGAGAGACACCAGAGAACATCTGATCGCGCG GCAGAGGCTCTTGCAGAGAAGAAACTTCGTGATCTTAAAGTCCAGAAAGAGCAGGCAGAGAGAAAT AAACTTGCGGAAGGTCTTGATGCTGATGTCAAACGGTGGTCGAGTGGAAAGGAAAACAACTTGCGGGCGTTGCTCTCAACACTCCaatat ATACTTGGAGCAGAGAGTGGATGGAAACCGATTCCTCTCACTGATCTTGTTTTAAGTGCTTCCGTGAGAAAAGCCTACCGAAAGGCAACTCTTTACGTTCATCCTGACAAGCTTCAACAACGTGGCGCATCTACACAGCAGATGTACATTTGCGAGAAAGTTTTTGACCTTCTcaag GAAGCATGGAACAAATTTGGTGCAGACGAACGATAA
- the LOC104713180 gene encoding ornithine carbamoyltransferase, chloroplastic-like (The sequence of the model RefSeq protein was modified relative to this genomic sequence to represent the inferred CDS: added 15 bases not found in genome assembly): MAAMASHVSTARSPSLFFSSSSSSSFVPGTALRRFSAVSFASPALPRLRVSCQASSVTSPSSTSDVKGKSDLKDFLATDDFDTATIKLILDKASEVKALLKSGERNYLPFKGKSMSMIFAKPSMRTRVSFETGFFLLGGHAVYLGPNDIQMGKREETRDVARVLSRYNDIIMARVFAHQDILDLANYSSVPVVNGLTDHNHPCQIMADALTMIEHIGQVEGTKVVYVGDGNNMVHSWLELASVIPFHFVCACPKGFEPDKERVLKAQQAGLSKIEITNDPKEAVIGADVVYSDVWASMGQKDEAESRRKAFQGFQVDEALMKLAGQKAYFMHCLPAERGVEVTNGVVEAPYSIVFPQAENRMHAQNAIMLHLLGF; the protein is encoded by the exons ATGGCGGCTATGGCTTCTCACGTTTCGACGGCTCGATcaccttctcttttcttctcctcctcctcttcatcctccTTCGTCCCCGGTACTGCTCTCCGCAGATTCTCCGCCGTTTCATTCGCTTCTCCGGCCCTCCCTCGCCTTCGTGTTTCCTGTCAAGCCTCCTCCGTCACTTCGCCTTCTTCTACTTCCGATGTcaaag gAAAGTCTGACCTGAAAGACTTTTTGGCGACTGATGATTTTGACACAGCGACcataaaattgattttagaCAAGGCTTCAGAGGTTAAGGCCCTTTTGAAATCAGGGGAGAGAAATTATCTACCTTTTAAAGGGAAGTCTATGTCTATGATCTTTGCAAAACCATCCATGAGGACTAGGGTTTCCTTTGAGACTGGTTTTTTCTTGCTTGGTGGCCATGCGGTGTATCTAGGTCCCAATGACATTCAGATGGGTAAGCGGGAGGAAACTCGTGATGTTGCTCGTGTTCTCTCACGCTATAATGACATCATTATGGCTCGTGTGTTTGCTCATCAG GACATTCTTGATCTGGCTAACTATTCGAGTGTACCAGTTGTCAATGGTCTGACAGATCATAACCATCCTTGCCAAATCATGGCTGATGCCCTCACAATGATTGAGCATATTGGTCAA GTTGTGTATGTTGGAGATGGGAACAATATGGTACACTCATGGTTGGAATTGGCATCCGTTATTCCTTTTCATTTTGTCTGCGCTTGCCCAAAAGGGTTTGAACCAGACAAAGAAAGAGTTTTGAAGGCACAACAAGCTGGATTAAGTAAGATAGAGATCACCAATGATCCTAAAGAAGCTGTCATAGGAGCTGATGTTGTGTACTCAGACGTATGGGCCAGTATGGGGCAAAAGGATGAAGCCGAATCTCGCCGTAAAGCATTCCAGGGATTCCAG GTGGATGAAGCTCTAATGAAGTTAGCTGGACAGAAAGCCTATTTCATGCATTGTTTACCTGCAGAAAGAGGAGTCGAGGTGACCAATGGAGTCGTGGAGGCTCCTTATTCCATTGTCTTCCCACAGGCAGAGAATCGCATGCATGCCCAAAATGCTATAATGCTTCATTTGCTCGGCTTTTAA
- the LOC104713179 gene encoding auxilin-like protein 1 isoform X2 — translation MEYDKPPATATTFSRKINNRSHSSLSFSANAAYDGVFASPSNLKSPLVDYGEIFRASGPSTSSIPFLDVPELNLGKVKVDVRSSKLDYSSVFGGGVGFGGCDFSLTPKEVIINSGYKTAVTDNKRRNRRKSGNASDVVVPVCNEGKNSPEMVRMKHSDIPNHQAVSRNEDRTTTNVTQEAQVLTKLQVESTSPLQKIESKPPIIIPLVESKKTCNESCEEVKVSRKRGSKTEVDFENVFARNGCSTRDKLTCKTDSNGEHPDVKPVSSLQHSLNGENGSSERFLGSYSGVSKRLQTEDADDPPSSPPYFDAETDANSPAAESSAALKKAIEEAQVRMNIAKQMMGRNKSGFRSCAKPKSCDDPKIEIKGDKEVEEITEESRDNNSQILGETGNSSEQSFSNEGDQHAKRARKLWEVPEGLLKSTSDHKLEELEEHNVVKLEEEQARRGRKHWVSPGEIFKSVMNGKQQEPENFAPAKPETDTKQEVQPLTENPFYTFGQLGSKIKCVVEAFTFTGSKVSQKDEQKVTEEDSSTLAQMVQGEENNSQEMLAGIPVMETYSREVEETPQQPESKTETNIEEKSESTICAFTEGTSQTMEVEIGTQVKSACESEGGSKWGVEDLHENPDPTYTVLDQEGEKERIFEPLEIFVGTDDTKTYVKEVEEIPTPDHIFSKTQSDDSVGTMVSFNREHISEPGNTDEVQETMHKVPRRRGVWKTSEDVYNMIKAPKENNRPLWLGGLENETTEISFREEGVWIHDASEETESTSGQANDSGLQENWTVLKQMFRQMFQPADIKGEDETYCLVESEKDHLDIHHKAGDENGNETAETSYCQMTGTDRYEQDEVETVRKDYEAYAHTRENEESTQETYGKVELQGKTSLVRELIGEELEANRMASDQEGEDAHELSEEAGWAQRLAELDEIKEHADSRAEMHEYDDCSKTDSNISGEKFEETHELAEETKIDGSVDTDTSRSSFEMRQGDSYIEEVGVEQDLSDQFPEKASAVSSTEEHVEDIDSDSIRSGWSVAEDDDRSMQDGVVSQAECKPDEMEETKEENDDMKTSFGLENDEDKTEQEHRFEYQENETDRSNVEAAESSCCLPNGDKNTFTSTDRNTKENEGEESCRSSIEKGGDAASDASQNEAELVEEHLKKKDETREKEKEREKEREREKERVMVERAIREARERAFADAKERAGKAAIEKAKAGAHRKGTSEVPRRSEKASVEANDKLSSAEKATMQAKLRSERAAVERALSEARERALEKALSGKAASSQTKCYGGSKSLGSSGERRGSSSSQGTENKSSGPSNSSNQTAKGEPIQRSKARSERHQRTSDRAAEALAEKKLRDLKVQKEQAERNKLAEGLDADVKRWSSGKENNLRALLSTLQYILGAESGWKPIPLTDLVLSASVRKAYRKATLYVHPDKLQQRGASTQQMYICEKVFDLLKEAWNKFGADER, via the exons ATGGAGTATGACAAGCCTCCGGCTACTGCTACTACTTTCTCCAGGAAGATTAATAATCGTAGCCATAGCAGCCTTAGCTTTAGTGCAAATGCTGCATACGACGGCGTTTTTGCTTCTCCGTCTAATTTGAAATCTCCTCTTGTTGATTACGGCGAGATTTTCAGAGCTTCGGGTCCTTCTACCTCTTCGATTCCGTTTCTGGATGTACCGGAGCTCAACCTTGGTAAAGTTAAGGTCGATGTTCGCAGTTCTAAGCTCGATTACTCTTCCGtctttggtggtggtgttgGCTTTGGTGGTTGCGATTTCTCTCTTACTCCCAAGGAAGTGATCATCAACTCCGGTTACAAAACCGCCGTTACTGACAATAAGAGAAg GAATCGTAGGAAAAGTGGAAACGCTTCTGATGTTGTTGTTCCTGTTTGCAACGAGGGGAAAAATTCACCTGAAATGGTTAGGATGAAGCACTCTGATATACCAAATCACCAGGCGGTCTCGCGCAATGAGGATAGGACTACTACTAATGTTACTCAGGAGGCTCAGGTGCTTACTAAACTGCAGGTTGAGAGTACGAGTCCGTTGCAGAAGATTGAAAGTAAACCACCTATTATTATTCCACTAGTTGAGAGTAAGAAGACATGTAATGAGAGTTGTGAGGAAGTCAAGGTTTCTAGAAAGCGGGGTTCTAAAACTGAGGTTGATTTCGAGAACGTCTTTGCTCGGAATGGATGTAGTACGCGTGATAAGTTAACGTGCAAGACCGATTCTAATGGTGAACATCCGGATGTGAAACCAGTTTCAAGCTTGCAGCATTCATTGAATGGTGAAAATGGATCTTCTGAAAGATTTTTGGGTTCTTACTCTGGGGTTTCGAAAAGGTTACAAACTGAAGATGCTGATGATCCTCCAAGTTCACCTCCATACTTTGATGCTGAAACAGATGCAAATTCGCCTGCCGCTGAGTCTTCTGCAGCATTGAAGAAGGCTATAGAAGAGGCACAAGTAAGAATGAATATTGCAAAACAAATGATGGGAAGGAATAAGTCAGGCTTTCGCAGTTGTGCAAAACCGAAATCTTGTGATGACCCTAAAATCGAGATTAAAGGGgacaaagaagttgaagaaattACAGAGGAAAGCAGAGACAACAATTCTCAGATTCTTGGTGAGACGGGGAACTCATCTGAACAATCATTTTCAAATGAGGGGGATCAGCATGCAAAAAGAGCACGGAAGCTGTGGGAAGTTCCTGAAGGACTTTTAAAATCAACTTCAGACCATAAGCTGGAAGAGTTAGAAGAACACAATGTGGTTAAGCTAGAAGAGGAACAAGCAAGAAGAGGTCGCAAACACTGGGTATCACCTGGAGAGATATTCAAATCAGTTATGAACGGTAAGCAGCAGGAGCCAGAAAACTTTGCACCAGCCAAACCTGAAACTGATACGAAACAAGAGGTGCAACCACTGACTGAGAATCCCTTCTATACATTTGGACAGCTTGGCAGTAAAATAAAGTGTGTTGTAGAGGCCTTCACCTTCACGGGGAGCAAGGTTTCACAAAAGGATGAGCAAAAGGTTACTGAGGAGGATAGTTCTACCCTCGCTCAAATGGTTCAAGGTGAGGAAAATAACTCACAAGAGATGCTAGCTGGTATTCCAGTCATGGAAACATATTCAAGGGAAGTGGAAGAGACCCCGCAACAACCTGAGAGTAAGACCGAAACTAATATTGAAGAGAAGTCTGAATCTACAATCTGTGCTTTCACAGAAGGGACTTCTCAGACTATGGAGGTAGAAATTGGAACGCAAGTTAAAAGTGCTTGTGAGTCTGAAGGTGGATCTAAGTGGGGCGTAGAAGATTTGCATGAAAATCCTGACCCAACTTACACTGTTCTAGATCAGGAAGGTGAGAAGGAGAGAATCTTTGAGCCACTTGAGATTTTTGTTGGTACTGATGATACCAAAACATATGTGAAGGAAGTGGAAGAGATCCCAACACCTGATCATATTTTCAGTAAAACGCAGTCCGATGATAGTGTTGGAACTATGGTGTCTTTTAACAGAGAACATATTTCTGAGCCAGGAAACACAGATGAGGTGCAAGAGACAATGCACAAGGTTCCCAGGCGAAGAGGAGTTTGGAAGACCTCTGAAGACGTCTATAATATGATCAAGGCCCCGAAGGAAAACAACAGGCCCTTGTGGCTAGGAGGTCTGGAGAATGAAACCACAGAAATATCCTTCCGTGAGGAGGGTGTATGGATTCATGATGCTAGCGAGGAAACAGAAAGTACATCTGGACAAGCTAATGATTCAGGATTACAAGAAAATTGGACCGTTCTTAAACAAATGTTTAGGCAGATGTTTCAGCCAGCAGATATTAAGGGAGAAGATGAAACTTACTGCTTAGTGGAATCAGAAAAGGACCATCTTGATATCCATCACAAAGCTGGAGATGAGAACGGAAACGAAACTGCAGAGACTTCTTACTGCCAGATGACTGGCACAGATAGATATGAACAGGATGAGGTGGAGACAGTAAGAAAGGATTATGAAGCCTATGCACATACCAGAGAAAATGAAGAGTCGACGCAAGAAACATATGGTAAGGTAGAGCTGCAAGGTAAAACGTCTTTGGTCCGTGAACTGATAGGAGAAGAGCTAGAGGCCAATAGAATGGCTAGCGACCAAGAAGGGGAAGATGCACACGAATTATCTGAAGAAGCTGGCTGGGCTCAACGACTTGCTGAACTTGATGAGATAAAGGAGCATGCAGATTCTCGTGCTGAAATGCATGAATATGATGATTGCAGTAAAACAGACTCAAATATATCTGGGGAGAAATTTGAGGAAACGCATGAACTAGCAGAAGAAACTAAGATCGATGGTAGTGTAGATACTGACACCAGCAGGTCATCTTTTGAAATGAGACAAGGGGATTCATACATTGAGGAGGTTGGCGTTGAGCAAGATCTCAGTGATCAATTCCCTGAAAAAGCCAGTGCTGTCAGCAGCACAGAAGAACACGTTGAAGACATAGATTCTGATTCAATACGAAGTGGTTGGAGTGTTGCAGAGGATGATGACAGATCAATGCAGGATGGAGTAGTAAGTCAGGCAGAATGTAAGCCTGACGAAATGGaggaaaccaaagaagaaaatgatgacaTGAAAACAAGTTTTGGCCTAGAGAATGATGAAGATAAGACTGAACAAGAGCACCGGTTTGAGTATCAAGAGAATGAAACAGATAGAAGCAATGTGGAGGCAGCTGAGTCTTCCTGTTGTTTGCCCAACGGAGACAAAAATACTTTCACATCAACAGATAGAAATACGAAAGAAAATGAGGGAGAGGAGAGTTGTCGATCATCTATAGAAAAAGGGGGAGATGCTGCTTCTGATGCTTCACAGAACGAAGCAGAGCTGGTTGAGGAACatctgaaaaagaaagatgaaacaagagagaaagagaaggaaagagagaaggaaagagaaagagagaaagagagagttatgGTAGAAAGAGCTATTCGTGAAGCCCGCGAAAGGGCGTTTGCTGATGCTAAGGAAAGAGCAGGAAAAGCTGCAATAGAGAAAGCAAAGGCAGGAGCCCACCGTAAAGGGACTTCTGAGGTTCCAAGGAGATCAGAGAAGGCTTCTGTTGAGGCAAATGATAAGTTGTCATCAGCTGAGAAGGCTACAATGCAAGCTAAACTCAGATCTGAGCGTGCTGCTGTAGAAAGAGCACTCTCTGAGGCCAGAGAACGTGCACTGGAAAAAGCATTGTCTGGAAAGGCTGCTTCTTCTCAAACAAAATGTTATGGCGGCAGCAAGTCATTAGGCTCTTCTGGTGAAAGACGAGGCTCCTCATCTTCT CAGGGTACAGAGAACAAAAGTTCAGGTCCTTCCAATTCTTCGAACCAGACTG CCAAAGGTGAGCCAATCCAGAGAAGTAAAGCTAGATCTGAGAGACACCAGAGAACATCTGATCGCGCG GCAGAGGCTCTTGCAGAGAAGAAACTTCGTGATCTTAAAGTCCAGAAAGAGCAGGCAGAGAGAAAT AAACTTGCGGAAGGTCTTGATGCTGATGTCAAACGGTGGTCGAGTGGAAAGGAAAACAACTTGCGGGCGTTGCTCTCAACACTCCaatat ATACTTGGAGCAGAGAGTGGATGGAAACCGATTCCTCTCACTGATCTTGTTTTAAGTGCTTCCGTGAGAAAAGCCTACCGAAAGGCAACTCTTTACGTTCATCCTGACAAGCTTCAACAACGTGGCGCATCTACACAGCAGATGTACATTTGCGAGAAAGTTTTTGACCTTCTcaag GAAGCATGGAACAAATTTGGTGCAGACGAACGATAA